The following coding sequences are from one Wenzhouxiangella sp. AB-CW3 window:
- a CDS encoding DUF2089 domain-containing protein: MKRTPAQCPACDGELAVTELTCLQCDTRVTGHYRLPALLRLSPDDQHFVEAFVLSSGSLKAMAGQLGVSYPTVRNRLDDIIEQLNGGREQ; this comes from the coding sequence ATGAAGCGAACTCCGGCGCAATGTCCCGCCTGTGATGGTGAGTTGGCCGTGACCGAGCTCACCTGCCTGCAATGCGACACTCGGGTGACCGGGCACTATCGTCTGCCGGCGCTGTTGCGCCTGTCCCCTGACGACCAGCATTTTGTTGAAGCCTTCGTGCTGTCCTCGGGCAGCCTCAAGGCAATGGCCGGTCAGCTCGGGGTCAGCTATCCAACGGTGCGCAATCGCCTCGATGACATCATCGAGCAACTGAACGGGGGGCGGGAGCAATGA